From one Gossypium hirsutum isolate 1008001.06 chromosome D08, Gossypium_hirsutum_v2.1, whole genome shotgun sequence genomic stretch:
- the LOC107900903 gene encoding uncharacterized protein, with translation MGGGEHGHGHGHGVQDFREKVWSMSGGPYCRPKHWRRNTAIAMFGVFLICIPIAMKSTELEQRPHQPVRPIPSQLWCKNFGNKDY, from the exons ATGGGAGGGGGAGAGCATGGGCATGGGCATGGGCatggagttcaagatttcaggGAGAAGGTGTGGAGCATGTCGGGGGGTCCGTACTGCCGGCCCAAGCACTGGCGCCGCAACACTGCCATTGCCATGTTCGGCGTTTTCCTCATTTGCATCCCCATTGCCATGAAATCAACCGAGCTCGAG CAACGACCTCATCAGCCTGTCCGTCCGATTCCTTCACAGCTTTGGTGCAAGAACTTCGGAAACAAAGATTATTGA